taaaatcattataaaatgtaaatatgaacaaaaaaaattgaCTGGTTGTTACAAAGTCAGTACATGCACAAGAAAATGACAGATCCATTTACAGTATTCATAACTACGAGATGAAAAGGCTTAGTGCCTGAATAATTTAAGTTTATTAAAGACGTCACTCGAAGGCTGCAATTTTTCTCTATTCCACAAGATAGCAGCAGAGCAAAAAAACGATTATAATGTCACACCTGATTTCAATGTTCTTTCTGTGATTGCACATTTCAGTACAGACAAATTAGACAAAATATTTTCGTTATATTTAATTTCGTTATTATAGGCCTATGTAAAGTCATTACGAACCTTCAAAGTCCCTGTAGGAAAGGAAACTGTAAATGATCTTTTTCGAGTAGAATGGATGTTGTAGAAACATACATTATGAGAAACATGCAGTGACATGCACTGGATACACAAAAGAAAGTATCGTTATCTTGTGGGAGACTCGTGCAGTCATAGGCTACCTTTAGCCAGACTGGTTTCTGTTGACGTCTTTAAAACTCCTCCTCTTCATTCACGGAGAAGAGCAAATAGTATGAAATGTTTAGCATGGCCGCTGTTCTCAGGAGTGCCGATGTTCAACTAATACTTAGATCTTAGTGTAAATACATTAAGCTGGCAGATATATAGTAAACAGTAGTCTAGTACAATTTAAAGCAACTCTGACAGCTCCTCCAGTATTTCCCCATGAGTCGAGTCTGGATCTACCTGTTCCCTGCGCTATGTGCGCTTGTCTTGCCAGGTGAGTTTCCTACTTCCTGGATCCACCTTTGATTTCggaaaaaatagaaaatgtttgattaacataacatataacaatatttaatttaacgAGTCAGTACTTGTGCCGTTAGGAAGATTATTTGCCTGCTACTTTTGGCGATTTGAGACCGCTGTGGTCACATTATACTTTAGGTAGCTAGCCTAGTTTTCGGAGTTACGTAAATCTTTAACAAGCTAGTATGGTTTGATCACTACtcgtttttatacatatattttttctgcgGCACTTATCAGACGCTTATCAGATTTGCACTGTAGTGCCGTTCATAAAATAAGATTATTCAAGATTAGATTGATCCTCAGGGGGTTAATGCAGGCATTACAGCAGCTTGAAGTGGATAACAGGTGTAGTGAGAAAGATTAGCGGTATAGCTAGATCCAACTAGGTAGAAACAGTTGGAAGATAATggaatgtatttttaatgaaaaaaaaaatctaaaatgaaatCCAAGTATACAACGCtcagtgtattaaaaaaaatatccttTGAAGGTAGGCCTACTACTGCAGTGAGTAGAAACACATTGAATGGCTGGAACGGCTGCAGTCTGAGTTTAAGCAGAATTAAACACACCGATCACAGGAGGGCCCGTGACAGCTTTACTTTAATGCTTAATAATACGTTCAGGGTATTTAGTGCAGGACACCTCAGTTCAGCTATAGTTCCATGTGACTGAATGATGCTGTATGGGGTGCTGATTCATTATTGCCAAcatgttttactgtaaaaatggTTTTGATGGTTCAGATTGTTGTGACTAATTGTTAGCTGGAAGGACTGGAGATCAACTAGCTGTTTAAAAGGTTAACAACACaaagattgcactgaatatttttttacacCTATTGTGTAAAGTTTGGGATTTAACACGATTGTCAAAATATGACATATACAGTACTAGAGAATGTAATTCATTTAGATATTTAGATGCAGGTATTGTCATCTGTGTTTTTCACAATTCTatatacagtaataaaataaattagccTAATGGTTATGTGACTTTCATGTAAGTGGTTTTGCTTTGTAATATCTGATTGTAATATTCTGGTGACTAACTGTAAATTAGATCTGATCTGATAGGAGAGTTATGAAATGAATTTGTCCACGACATGTATCTCTATATATCTGTCATGAACTTTGAGAAAATATTATGGTTCTctccaggggcgctgcacaagatcccgggccctatgcataggcagtcctaatgggcccccctccccttgaaaatatatattacagacttttcaagggccctctcttcctttggggcccttgtaatcagtactggttttacccccagtccagcgcccctgGTTCTCTTTCAATGTTTGGTTGAAGGCCACAGAGAATGTACATTTTAGACCCGAGTTTAGGGTGAGAGAATGTAAATGTTGTTGGAAAGAGTCACTCGCTTTTCTTAGTAACATGTAAATCCGTGGTTTCCAGGTGTACATCAGGTGAAGGGAATTGAGGTGCTTACGTCCTCAGAGTTGgaggcagtcaatgggacagatGTACGGctcaaatgtacatttaaatctaCCCATCCGCTCTCTGAAAACAGTGTCTCTGTATCCTGGATCTTCCGAGGACTTGGAAAGACGGGAGAAGAATCGGTGAGATTAAATGGGTGTCGAGTTAATGTATTTGAAAGTTTTTATTAACTATTGGGTGAAATGAGGCTGTTTACAGGAAACGCACTCTTAAAACACTATTCAAAAGTCTTCAATAGAATTTTCCTTCTGccccatttatttctttatttcaaaacTCATTTTAGTGGGTCATCATAGTCTTTCCTTTTTGTCTTACTATGAACATTTCACTCTCTTTCTTTTACTCTGTCATAGTTTTTTCATTACAAAGGACAGGCATATCCCCCGGAAGTTGGCACATTTAAGGATCATGCTGTATGGTCTGGTAATGTAATGAAGGGTGATGCATCCATCACGCTGAAGAATGTGCAGTTCCGCTTCAATGGTACCTACATCTGCCAAGTCCAAAATCCGCCTGACTTCCAGGGCTTTGCAGGCGAGATCAGTCTCAGAGTCGTTCAAAAAGGTAAGAGCAGATTCTACGACACCTGTTTGTAaaatcatttactcgcccttCTAAACCCGTATGGTGAAGGTTGAATGAGCAGGATATTGTGTTCTTTCTTTGATCCCAGCAGCTGAAGGACAGAAGTATCTAATCAACTGGGCTAGAATAGCAGACAGTCTTCTCTGAGAGTGTTATGGTACAGACAACAAGCGTGTAAGATAAACAATAGAGACTGATATTCAGTGTACTGGTCATTCTATGATAAAGGTTCACAATCTGTTTTTTGGACAGATTTTCTCATACttctttattttagtttaaagtaGGGCTGTACACAAATAGTTGAATATTTGACCAGGAATTATCTTTTGAAAAATACAgggtgttacatttccgacgagtgcttgcggtgttcggccaatccaaatgcactgggtcagctggccaatcagagcagactacgcttgtcggaaggagggactttgtagaaaatgacacgTTTgaaagaggcggggcatagaggacctacactaataaacagtatttgaaaaagaatgtgtttttgaacattaaagcatgtcaacatattctgttacaccaaatacataaaataatgatctttaaattgCAACTTGTTCCATATTCCAAGTATTCTTAAGGCACACGGTAGGGTTTGCcaataaacaaactgaaaatgtaatCTATTATGAAGTGAAAATCTCCTGTTGTCTCATTCATGCATTTGTATGAGTGTGCAGCAGTTCGCATCGGTGCGCATAGGAAAAGCACATGAAACATGATCCTTTCTTCTCTGAGGTTAATATATTGATTCCGAGACAGTCTGACAGGATCATACAGTCTAGAAAGTGCACAAAGAGTGCTCCCTCTACAATCACTAAAAGCTGTAATTCACTTCAGTTCGTCACGATCTCATGACGTTCCGTTAATCAGTGAAGCTGTCTGCACTGCACATTCAGTCTCTTATTCATGTCACGTTGTTATAATTAATGAGGATTTGTGAGCTTGCAGAattcagcacttgacaaaaacTCTCGAGTTTTGAGTGCTGAGTGAAAATTTGAcactcttcagaacacaaataaacaCTGGAGCGTTTGCCCAAATAAGTTTCGCCAATATAAGATTGGGCCCTAAGTGGCTGCTTACCTCGCTTATTGGTTGAGGCCGCCCCTTTTTATAGCCATACTTATTTTATGCAGTATTTCCAAATCATCAGTAAATACGATAAACACTGTGACAggaaaaagcaataaaataagatTCCAGTAgtggttaataaaaataataatagtagctTAATAAGataataaagtataaaataaagtgttcctgtagctcaattggtagagcactggctattaagcacaaggttgggggttcgattccccaggaacacatgatatgtaaaaattgatagtctgaatgcattgtaagtcgctttggataaaagcgtctgctaaatgcataaatttaattgtaattttttatttaatttaaaataaacatccaATAAGGCAGTGAAGCATTAAGAATGCTATCTCTTTTGTTCTTACAGTTTCATTCTCTGAAATTGGAATACTGGCGATAGCTGTGGGTGGATGCATTGGTGTCATTCTCCTGATCCTCATCATTTATATTGTTGTGCGGGTTTTCCGGAGACGGGGCAATGACACGGATATTGAGATGGAGAACCACGGATCCAAGGATCAGGTGCTGTGAGAGAGGATGCCTGTTAGTTTTCTGTCTGGACTAACCCATTTCCAATACTAGTGACACATAAGACATTTTTCCACAGGATTTTCTAATTATATGATATAACAGAGTATCTAAATGGCACATAGAAGCTTACTTTTTTCTACTAATAATTTTACAGAGATATGTTTTTAGTTATCATTAAAAAGAATgtcttttattttacattttatatatgaaaGCTTAAGATGAGgtacatttttatacataaaataagataatCCATCATTTATATTCTTAAGAAGGTTTTTGTGTTTtgagtttttgtgtatataaattcTGATTTTATCGACTGTTGCTGCCAAAAAGAATGATTGagaaattttgtcattttgtattcTGAGTTTGTCTGTTGCACTGCTTTATGGCAGTTTGTACAGTCATACATGTAAATGGTCTGCATCTGTGTTTGGGTGTGTTTCTGTACGTTCATTAAATGTGGTTCACaaacgtgcaaaaaaaaaaaactatccttttaaaataGCAATATGATTTCTAAAACCAGTAAAAACTTTTCTAAATGTGTATAGAATGAATGGATCAAATAGAAACtgcatgaaaaaaatgaacaaatgtagTATTCGGACCTTTATTATTCTTTGTACTGCCTATCTTAATGTATAAACCTCAAATCTTTTGTGTTCTGGGATTGTTTGTTCATCAGTGCTGCGATTAGGATTTTGttctttagaaaatatttcaagtgagtaaattcatcctttaaaccTACTTTGAAATGAAATACTGTAAATTTCTCTCCATTTCAAATGAGTTTTTATCTTTTTACAAgttgtccccttggaattataaggttctagcTGCATTCTGAGATattaagcttaaaaaaaatttattccattcgactgtgtagatagaacctttttgttttttaaataaaaggtcCCAAAATGTTCACAACATTACAAAGTCtgtcacataatgtaaataatttgTCACAGAATATGTATAATGGCAAAAAACAATGTTGGGTTTTCCCTGTAACCCCCTGTTATTGTTTCCAACCACCTGGAGAATGCGCGTACAGGGTCAGACTCACAGCCCGAATCCAAGAAAATCCAAGTGTTGTCATGGAATGTTTGTTgatatttattgcaaataaacaaagtacaaaacaaaaaatgtgaacTGATTTAAATTACTTTAAGTATTCCTTTGTAGCGCTTAGAGTTTAGCTTTCTCCTATAAGCAAAAGCTCCGGCAACACAGATCCAGGCCGAGGTCAAAGACTGTATCTGCTGGCACGCCTTCTCCTCCTCATGCTCTGAACGCTCCAATTTATATGATAGCGCCCTCTCCTGGCTGTAGAAGATATACTACTCAAAGGCAATAGAAAGGACAACTATAAGTAAATTAtgaaaccaaaaaataaactcaaatgcGGCTCCTACAATATGGGAATAattaaactgacaaaaatgtcaaataagaaccttataattccaaggggttTTGTACgttttacaaaagttttttttttttttttttttttttttgtgtgtgtgaatgttatGTTCTCTTTGAAATATTGACATGAAGCTTGTTCCAAAAGcaataaaaatacaacttttcatttttttctaacACCTACCCCACTGAGTGTGATTGTATGCCAGTTTATATTGGACTTATTTTCCAAGGATTAAATTCAATCTTTAATTTAGCTATCCTAGTTTTGGTTGTGCTTTCATTAAATTGCCAGATTTTATGACTAGTATACTGTTTATAAACAAGCATTAAACAATTTATCTGCAAATGAACACTGTGGttgttatatagttatatatatatagagagagagagaaagagaggtgtgtgtgtgtgtgatatatacagtatgtgtgtgtgtatatatatatatatatatatatatatatatacacacacatacaggggtGCACTTAAATGGTAGTGGAAGAGCTATGGAGAGCGTGGCACAAAGTAACACTTTTAGACTTTCTCAGTTTGTTTAAATCCACATGgggttcagaatattttttttttattcacagtaATTTTACAGTTGTCTGGTACAAATATGTCGCTTTGTTAAATAATTACAGTGTATACTTTTATCTTTATTTACCCTTaaaaaatggaagtgaaatgtGACAACATACCCTGTAGGTGGAGAACATTTTAACATCTGAGGGGCATGTTGTAACATGACCAGATGACTGCTTAATTTCATTCATCTGattagatgaaaaaaatatacaagacaaaaataatcCGATTTTAGAGTTTGACAATGAACACATTGCAGCCATGCATGGGACGGCCCACATAAATGAGAAAAAATGCTTTGCATgtcttgaaataataatttctaaatattaaacattGACTGTCAGTCTTTATTCACCTGTTTCTCGTTGTTTctcattaacatttattaaagtaaatagtGTAAATTACATCGCTAATGTCATAGAATTGTAACGCAGTGTAAATGGGATTTAAAACTGTTTAGTGTCTTCTGCTAGTTCTTAATAGATTAGTATTACAACactttattattttgttcatattatatatttaaaaaagtatataatataaacttaatgttattactattattgatttattttttatagttatatttaatgggtcacactaTGTGCattgtgaggaccaaaccaaatctccaggttctcttttGAGAACCAGGCTGAAGAACTTGTGCACccctgtacatatatatatatatatgtgtgtgtgtgtgtgtgtgtgtgtgtgagtgtatagatagatagatatgtacaaaattaatatatagatatactgtagatgtgtgtgtgtatactgtatgcaCAAATACATTTGTTTGTGGTTAAAAAAGCACCCTCTGGTGGCAGTATAAGTCTGTCATAAAATAGTGATAACATGAGTTAGTCTTTCATTTAATACAATGAACAGACAAGGATCCTTCTCCCTCAAATGGAAACATTGCACAGGCTCCATTGTTAAATGTAGCTGTAATCAgaacatgcatgtgtgtttattattatagGAACACTTAGCTCACTGAGAGAATATAGATTATGCATGTGTTTGAGAGACAAGACACAGTAGATCACTGCTTGTGTTACATTACATTGATCTCAGGTGGCCTTTAGCCTGTTTATTATAAGAACATGCTgtgttcttctctctctcttaatctctctctctttgtgtgtgtgtgtggtactaAGATGGACGAGGGACCTCTGAGTTCTAGATTTAAAAGAAATAATTGAGTTTATAGATTTTCAATTGTTTCAACCAAATAGAGAACCTGACTTCCTGTAcatatgtgagtgagtgtgtgtgtgtgtgtgtgtttgcccacTCACTGCAGTATACCAGAGAGTACTGAAAGAGGATCGTCCCCTGCCAGACTCTTTGCTGCACCAGCAGAGGACACCGCTCTctgtgagcgtgcgtgtgtgtgtgtgtgtgtgtgtgtgtgtgtgtgtgtatgtgtctgatgagaaagaaatgcagcattggtggGAACTGGTccaaaaagcagaaaaaaaaccttgCCACATTCAGTGCAGCACATCACCGGGGCAGAGCAGCCTCAAAAATTCAAACTGCAGCCctcatcccacacacacacacacacacacacacacatattcctgCACTGTCCCATCTTAAACTCTGATGTTATCAGTATGGACATTTTTGATGCCACACTTGTCGATACTGTATATGGATACTTAATGTGACCTTTGGTGTGACACACAATACTGTCAAAAACTGCATTTTgatagtgtttatatatatatatatatatatatatatatatatatatatatatatatatatatatatatatattcaatattttggGATTTATTTGTCATAGTTTGAAATGACTTGCATATTTGCAGCATGCATATATGAAGGCAAAGCTATGTTTAAAATtggttaaaacatatatatatatatatatatatatatatatatatatgaagtgcaAGAGAGAGCATCTTTAACTTCAACTCTTAATTTGGGTTTCTGTTTTCAAGCttctacaaaacataaaaaaaattaaactttagatgccaattctcacttttaaatagtttgttagcatgcatattacaagCATTTTGGTTATTGATTAGTactaataaagcacatattaattccttattctgcaggaccatattttagatcccttaatcctaccccatgcctgcttaacaactaccttaatattaataagaagcaaattTAGACTtacttaatagtgagaactggtcctgaAACTAAAGTGTGgccaaaaaatgtaataaaaaaaatgtggtaaatttttttttgtccattacaCGTTATATGTACTCAATAtggtaataacagtaaattatggaTTATTACATGCAATAAATCCCCTTCCTCAAAAAAAAACTCGAACCCTGTAGTAAGTACATGCTGTTTGTTAATATTATTCagtacttatatatttattatatacttatattattatagtgtttctGTATcttaattggtagagcattgtgttctCAAGtgcaatgttgggggttcgattcccgggaacacatgataggtaaaaattgatagcctgaatgcactgtaagtcgctttggataaaagcgtctgctaaatgcataaattgaatttaaatttaaattgaattttaattttattcactACTACTTGTAATTATATGCTGTTCCCCTCCAAAGACACTGCTTGGCAGGATAGGCCACCAAAAAGAAACCTTTTGGCTAGCAACATTAGCAAGTATTCCACAGACTTGAATGACATAAAAGTGAATAAATTAcgactgatttattttttttatttttttttactatcccTTATGTGGGATATCCTATATGTGGTTTGTAGTCATCAATGGAGGAGCTTAAACAATGGCCTGTTTTGAGAAAAGAGGATGCAGTTTAAGAACAGCAGTATCTAGAGCTAGATACGATAGGGCAATAAGAAAAGCAGGTGACAAGACAAATCTGTTTCTACTGCATAATACCAGCTACATCAACtccttaaaattattta
Above is a window of Carassius carassius chromosome 4, fCarCar2.1, whole genome shotgun sequence DNA encoding:
- the mpzl2b gene encoding myelin protein zero-like protein 2b is translated as MSRVWIYLFPALCALVLPGVHQVKGIEVLTSSELEAVNGTDVRLKCTFKSTHPLSENSVSVSWIFRGLGKTGEESFFHYKGQAYPPEVGTFKDHAVWSGNVMKGDASITLKNVQFRFNGTYICQVQNPPDFQGFAGEISLRVVQKVSFSEIGILAIAVGGCIGVILLILIIYIVVRVFRRRGNDTDIEMENHGSKDQVL